A region from the Lysobacter antibioticus genome encodes:
- a CDS encoding phage head-tail joining protein encodes MSDLPYTHEQLKALRAALARGERRVSFGDRLVEYRSVDELLAAIREIEAALAGTESQPRRVRRLRVTTNKGF; translated from the coding sequence ATGTCTGATCTTCCCTATACCCATGAGCAGCTCAAAGCGCTCAGGGCGGCGCTTGCCCGCGGCGAGCGCCGCGTCAGCTTCGGCGACCGCCTGGTCGAGTACCGCAGCGTCGATGAACTGCTGGCCGCGATCCGCGAGATCGAAGCCGCGCTCGCCGGCACCGAAAGCCAGCCACGCCGCGTCCGCCGTTTGCGGGTGACCACGAACAAAGGATTCTGA
- a CDS encoding S49 family peptidase: MTGLPHLAARVFNTPLLIQRAKLEVILGVLAPKFELQTVPPPQMAPPGPTPPSTLPTQNGIFVLPVHGTLVQRTVGLDALSGLTSYQSIARRLDAALADESVRGIVLDIDSPGGEAAGVFDLADQIHAARTRKPIWAVANDAAFSAAYAIASAADRVFLTRTAGVGSIGVIALHVDQSQSDTNAGLKFTPIHAGARKNDGTPHGPLTDEARNSIQTEVNRLHELFVLTVADQRGLSAEAVRKTEAALYFGQDAINVGLADRLGTLSDAVQQMHTELDATARLPFMETPTMSTPEATAPAVVDLDAAHAQVRGDALAIAELCELAGQPQMTATLLAEGVTPAIARQRLLAAKANSAEITSHLSPSAPMATTAVSLDDNPLINAVKARAAAARKER, encoded by the coding sequence ATGACCGGACTGCCCCACCTAGCGGCGCGCGTATTCAACACGCCGCTGCTCATTCAACGCGCCAAGTTAGAGGTGATCCTGGGCGTGCTGGCGCCGAAGTTCGAGTTGCAAACGGTGCCCCCCCCGCAAATGGCGCCGCCGGGTCCGACACCTCCATCCACCCTGCCGACACAGAACGGCATTTTCGTCCTTCCGGTCCACGGCACCCTGGTGCAGCGGACCGTTGGATTAGACGCGCTGTCTGGGTTGACCAGCTACCAGTCGATCGCACGCCGGTTAGATGCGGCGTTGGCCGACGAGTCGGTCCGCGGCATTGTTCTCGACATCGACAGCCCCGGCGGCGAAGCCGCGGGCGTGTTCGACCTGGCCGACCAGATCCATGCGGCCCGAACCCGCAAGCCGATCTGGGCCGTGGCCAACGACGCCGCCTTCTCGGCTGCGTACGCGATCGCCAGTGCCGCCGACCGCGTATTCCTGACGCGCACCGCCGGTGTCGGTTCGATCGGCGTCATCGCCTTGCACGTCGATCAGTCGCAGTCGGATACGAACGCGGGGTTGAAGTTCACCCCAATCCACGCGGGTGCGCGCAAGAACGACGGCACCCCGCATGGTCCGCTGACCGATGAGGCCCGCAACTCGATCCAGACCGAGGTCAACCGCCTCCACGAACTGTTTGTCCTGACCGTCGCCGACCAGCGCGGTCTCAGCGCCGAGGCCGTACGCAAGACCGAAGCGGCGCTGTACTTCGGTCAGGACGCCATCAACGTCGGCCTGGCCGATCGCCTCGGCACGCTTAGCGATGCCGTACAGCAAATGCACACCGAACTCGACGCCACCGCGCGTCTTCCTTTCATGGAGACCCCCACGATGTCCACTCCCGAAGCGACGGCGCCGGCCGTCGTTGATCTTGACGCTGCCCACGCACAAGTCCGCGGCGACGCCCTGGCTATCGCCGAGCTGTGCGAGTTGGCCGGCCAGCCGCAGATGACCGCGACCCTGCTCGCCGAAGGTGTTACCCCCGCCATCGCACGCCAGCGCTTGCTCGCGGCCAAAGCCAATTCCGCAGAGATCACCAGCCACTTGTCGCCGAGCGCGCCGATGGCGACCACTGCGGTCTCGCTCGACGACAACCCGTTGATCAATGCCGTTAAGGCGCGCGCCGCAGCCGCGCGAAAGGAGCGCTGA
- a CDS encoding phage portal protein has protein sequence MHEASGYGRRSTAWQPSNPGAVAALLATGDALRVRSRDLVRRNAWANAAVEAFVANAVGTGIKPQSLLADQPQREALQALWRDWCDEADAAGLTDLYGLQALACRALLEGGECLVRLRPRRDEDGLVVPLQLQVLEPEHLPMSLNREEPNGNLTRAGIEFDRLGRRVAYHLYLSHPQDGAMAPMSRHGGMETFRVPASEILHIFRPLRPGQIRGEPWLARALVKLNELDQYDDAELVRKKTAAMFAGFITRDGPEDPLPGDGPPDESGNAPLGLEPGTLQILEAGENVTFSQPADVGSSYDPFLRAQFRAVAAAIGITYEQLTGDLSGVNYSSIRAGLLEFRRRCEMVQHAVLVYQLCRPIWNAFVDAAVLSGAIELPGYRRRKREYRVCKWVPQGWSWVDPEKEFNAMILAIRAGLLSRSEAIASSGYDAETIDREIAADAERADALGLVFDTDPRVVARNGVKHALPPADTPALESKPTP, from the coding sequence GTGCATGAAGCATCGGGCTACGGCCGTCGCTCGACCGCCTGGCAACCCAGCAACCCGGGTGCCGTGGCTGCGTTGCTGGCGACCGGCGACGCGTTGCGGGTGCGCTCGCGCGACCTGGTCCGCCGCAACGCTTGGGCCAATGCCGCGGTCGAAGCGTTCGTCGCAAACGCGGTCGGCACGGGCATCAAGCCGCAGTCCTTGCTCGCTGATCAACCGCAACGCGAAGCGTTGCAAGCGCTGTGGCGGGATTGGTGCGACGAGGCCGATGCGGCCGGGCTGACCGATCTGTATGGCCTGCAAGCCCTGGCCTGCCGCGCGCTGCTGGAGGGGGGCGAGTGCCTGGTGCGCTTGCGTCCGCGTCGTGACGAAGACGGCCTGGTCGTGCCGCTCCAATTGCAGGTGCTCGAACCCGAGCACCTGCCGATGTCGCTTAATCGGGAGGAGCCGAACGGCAACCTGACCCGGGCCGGCATCGAGTTCGATCGGCTCGGTCGACGCGTGGCGTACCACCTGTATCTGTCACACCCGCAGGACGGGGCGATGGCGCCGATGTCGCGCCATGGCGGGATGGAAACGTTCCGGGTGCCGGCGTCGGAGATCCTCCATATCTTCCGGCCGCTGCGCCCGGGGCAGATCCGTGGAGAGCCGTGGTTGGCGCGCGCGCTGGTCAAGCTCAACGAGCTGGACCAGTACGACGACGCCGAGTTGGTTCGCAAGAAGACCGCCGCGATGTTCGCCGGCTTCATCACCCGAGACGGCCCAGAAGACCCCTTACCCGGCGACGGGCCGCCCGACGAATCCGGCAATGCACCGCTCGGTTTGGAACCGGGCACGTTACAGATTCTGGAGGCCGGCGAGAACGTCACTTTCTCGCAGCCGGCCGATGTGGGGTCGAGCTACGACCCGTTCCTGCGCGCCCAGTTCCGCGCCGTCGCCGCCGCGATTGGCATCACCTACGAGCAGCTGACCGGCGACCTGTCGGGGGTGAACTACTCGTCGATCCGGGCCGGCCTACTCGAATTTCGGCGCCGCTGCGAAATGGTCCAGCACGCGGTGCTGGTCTATCAGCTGTGCCGGCCGATCTGGAATGCGTTCGTCGATGCGGCAGTGCTGTCGGGTGCGATCGAACTGCCCGGCTACCGGCGGCGTAAGCGCGAATACCGCGTCTGCAAATGGGTGCCGCAGGGCTGGAGCTGGGTCGATCCGGAGAAGGAGTTCAACGCGATGATCCTGGCCATCCGGGCGGGGCTCCTTTCGCGCTCCGAAGCCATCGCCAGTTCCGGCTACGACGCCGAGACCATCGACCGCGAGATTGCCGCCGATGCGGAACGGGCCGATGCGCTCGGCCTGGTCTTCGACACCGATCCCCGTGTCGTCGCCCGCAACGGCGTCAAGCACGCCCTACCGCCGGCTGACACGCCGGCCCTCGAATCGAAACCTACGCCATGA
- a CDS encoding phage terminase large subunit family protein, with product MYDGFDHVEKAWRDGLTPDPFLDVSDWADRDRVLSSTSSSEPGRWRTARTPYLRDIMNDLSPASATERVVFMKGAQVGGTECGNNWIGYVIACAPGPMMAVAPTVEMAKRNSKQRIDPLIEESPSLRERIAPSRARDAGNTILAKEFRGGVLVLTGANSAVGLRSMPVRYLFLDEVDGYPRDVEGEGDAVALAEARTRTFTRRKILLVSTPTIAGASTIEREYLASDQRRYFVPCPHCAHEQWLRFEQLRWTWGDPRSARYICEACEQPIGEHHKTAMLAAGRWIATAPKNKGKTAGYHLSSLYSPVGWRSWADIAAAWESAQGSATALKAFKNTELGETWEEEGEAPDWERLLERREEYRIGTVPVGGLLLTGGADIQKDRIEVSVWAFGRGRETWLVEHRVLMGDTARAAVWNQLGAILSEHWTHASGVLLPLTRLGLDTGFATQEAYAFARSVGDPRLLPMKGVGSGAALIGTPTAVDVSVPGKRLRRGLKLFAVAGGIAKLEFYNALRLSIEIGPDGQPAFPAGYVHLPKIDGEFLQQLTAEHLISRRDRHGYPVRTWEKRRDRNEALDCYVMARAAAMQAGVDRFEERHWVELERSLKIVKNCASVDTEPLRDIPHSHTITGASTVASRHRSRRLVRSQWLGA from the coding sequence TTGTACGACGGCTTCGACCACGTTGAGAAGGCGTGGCGCGATGGCTTGACGCCCGATCCGTTTCTAGACGTGTCCGATTGGGCCGACCGGGATCGGGTGCTGTCGAGCACTTCGTCGTCGGAGCCGGGTCGCTGGCGCACCGCGCGCACGCCGTACCTGCGCGACATCATGAACGACCTGTCGCCGGCCTCGGCGACGGAGCGCGTTGTCTTCATGAAGGGCGCGCAGGTCGGCGGCACCGAGTGCGGCAATAACTGGATCGGCTACGTCATCGCCTGCGCGCCAGGCCCGATGATGGCCGTGGCGCCCACGGTCGAAATGGCCAAGCGCAACTCGAAACAGCGCATCGACCCGCTGATCGAGGAATCGCCGTCGTTGCGTGAGCGTATCGCGCCCTCGCGTGCGCGCGATGCCGGCAACACGATCCTGGCCAAGGAGTTCCGCGGCGGCGTCCTGGTCCTGACCGGGGCGAACAGCGCGGTCGGCCTGCGCTCCATGCCGGTGCGCTACCTCTTTCTGGACGAAGTGGACGGCTACCCGCGCGACGTCGAGGGCGAAGGCGATGCGGTAGCGCTGGCCGAGGCCCGTACCCGTACCTTCACCCGCCGCAAGATCCTGCTGGTCTCGACGCCGACGATTGCCGGCGCCAGCACCATCGAACGCGAGTACCTGGCCTCCGACCAACGCCGGTACTTTGTGCCGTGTCCGCACTGCGCCCACGAGCAATGGCTGCGGTTCGAGCAGCTGCGCTGGACCTGGGGCGACCCGCGGTCTGCGCGCTATATCTGCGAGGCCTGCGAGCAGCCGATCGGTGAGCATCACAAGACCGCAATGCTGGCGGCGGGTCGCTGGATCGCCACGGCGCCGAAGAACAAAGGCAAGACCGCCGGCTACCACTTGTCGTCGCTGTACTCCCCGGTGGGCTGGCGCAGCTGGGCCGACATCGCCGCCGCCTGGGAGTCGGCTCAAGGTTCGGCGACGGCGCTGAAGGCGTTCAAGAACACCGAGCTCGGCGAGACCTGGGAAGAAGAAGGCGAGGCCCCGGATTGGGAACGCCTGCTGGAGCGCCGTGAGGAGTATCGGATCGGTACCGTGCCCGTGGGTGGCTTGTTGCTGACCGGCGGCGCCGACATCCAGAAGGACCGGATCGAGGTGTCGGTCTGGGCTTTTGGCCGGGGTCGCGAGACCTGGCTGGTTGAGCACCGGGTGCTGATGGGCGACACCGCTCGCGCCGCGGTCTGGAATCAGCTGGGCGCGATCCTGTCGGAGCACTGGACCCACGCCAGCGGCGTGCTGCTGCCGTTGACCCGGCTGGGCCTGGATACGGGCTTTGCAACGCAGGAGGCCTATGCCTTCGCGCGCAGTGTCGGCGATCCGCGACTGTTGCCGATGAAAGGCGTCGGCAGCGGCGCCGCATTGATCGGCACTCCGACCGCCGTCGACGTCAGCGTGCCGGGCAAGCGGTTGCGCCGTGGCCTGAAGCTGTTCGCGGTCGCGGGCGGCATCGCCAAACTGGAGTTCTACAACGCCCTGCGTTTGTCGATCGAGATCGGTCCGGACGGGCAGCCGGCATTTCCGGCCGGCTACGTCCATCTGCCGAAGATCGACGGCGAATTCTTGCAGCAGTTGACGGCCGAACACTTGATCAGCCGCCGGGACCGCCACGGCTACCCCGTTCGGACGTGGGAGAAGCGACGGGATCGGAACGAGGCGTTGGACTGCTACGTCATGGCACGCGCCGCGGCTATGCAGGCGGGCGTCGATCGCTTCGAGGAGCGGCATTGGGTCGAGCTCGAGCGAAGTCTAAAGATCGTGAAGAACTGTGCATCAGTGGACACTGAGCCGTTGAGGGATATCCCCCATAGCCACACGATTACAGGAGCCAGTACCGTCGCATCCAGGCATCGATCGCGCAGGCTGGTGCGAAGCCAATGGCTCGGTGCATGA